One Accipiter gentilis chromosome 11, bAccGen1.1, whole genome shotgun sequence DNA window includes the following coding sequences:
- the PMPCB gene encoding mitochondrial-processing peptidase subunit beta isoform X1, with translation MAASTAGLAARRLFLPWSARLVRASGSGDRCVHVGTGRLRASKAATEVILNVPETRVSPLENGLQVASEDSGLSTCTVGLWIDAGSRYENEKNNGTAHFLEHMAFKGTKKRSQLDLELEIENMGAHLNAYTSREQTVYYAKAFSKDLPRAVEILADIIQNSTLGEAEIERERGVILREMQEVETNLQEVVFDYLHATAYQKTALGRTILGPTENIKSINRNDLVEYITTHYKGPRMVLAAAGGVSHDELLDLAKCHFGNLPSAPEGGLPPLPPCSFTGSEIRIRDDKMPLAHIAIAVEAAGWSHPDTIPLMVANTLIGNWDRSFGGGVQNLSSKLAQIACHGNLCHSFQSFNTCYTDTGLWGLYMVCEPSTIQDMVHFVQREWIRLCTSVTENEVARAKNLLKTNMLLQLDGSTPICEDIGRQMLCYKRRIPIPELEARIEAIDAQTIREVCTKYIYDKHPAVAAVGPIEQLPEYNKICSGMYWLRE, from the exons ATGGCTGCGTCTACAGCTGGCTTAGCGGCTCGGCGGCTTTTCCTGCCTTGGTCCGCTCGCCTTGTGCGAGCGTCCGGCTCGGGGGACCGG TGTGTGCATGTTGGAACAGGCAGGCTCAGAGCTTccaaagcagcaacagaagtAATCTTAAATGTTCCTGAAACTAGGGTGAGTCCTTTGGAAAACGGCTTGCAAGTAGCTTCTGAAGACTCTGGACTCTCAACGTGCACA gTTGGACTTTGGATTGATGCTGGAAGCAGGTATGAAAATGAGAAGAACAATGGAACTGCTCACTTCCTTGAGCATATGGCTTTCAAG gGAACGAAAAAGAGATCTCAGTTAGACCTAGAACTAGAGATTGAGAACATGGGAGCTCATCTGAATGCGTATACATCCAGGGAACAAACCGTGTATTATGCGAAGGCTTTTTCGAAAGACTTACCAAGAG CTGTGGAAATTCTTGCTGACATAATTCAGAACAGTACCCTGGGAGAAGCAGAGATTGAGCGTGAGCGGGGAGTTATACTCCGAGAGATGCAAGAGGTTGAAACCAATTTACAAGAAGTTGTCTTTGATTACCTTCATGCTACAGCGTATCAGAAGACAGCCCTAGGACGGACAATTTTAGGACCCACTGAAAACATCAA ATCCATAAACCGTAATGATTTGGTGGAGTACATAACAACACATTACAAAGGACCCAGAAtggtcctggctgctgctggag GGGTCTCTCATGATGAGCTACTTGACCTAGCAAAGTGCCATTTTGGTAACCTGCCATCTGCTCCAGAAGGAGGACTGCCACCCCTGCCACCTTGTAGCTTCACTGGTAGTGAG ATTCGTATAAGAGATGATAAGATGCCCTTGGCACACATTGCGATAGCTGTTGAAGCAGCGGGCTGGTCGCACCCAGATACAATCCCACTTATGGTAGCAAATACTCTGATAGGTAACTGGGATCGTTCCTTTGGAGGAGGTGTG CAGAATTTATCCAGTAAACTTGCTCAGATTGCCTGCCATGGTAACCTGTGTCACAGTTTCCAGTCCTTCAACACCTGTTACACTGATACAGGGCTGTGGGGACTCTATATGGTCTGTGAGCCATCCACTATACAGGACATGGTGCACTTTGTTCAGAGAGAATG GATAAGACTTTGCACAAGTGTTACAGAAAATGAAGTAGCTCGAGCGAAAAATCTTCTAAAGACAAATATGCTGCTACAACTTGATG GGTCCACACCCATCTGTGAAGACATcggaagacaaatgctgtgttACAAGCGCCGAATCCCAATTCCAGAACTTGAGGCAAGAATTGAA GCTATTGATGCCCAGACTATTAGAGAAGTTTGCACAAAGTACATCTATGATAAGCATCCAGCAGTTGCTGCCGTGG GTCCAATTGAACAACTTCCAGAGTATAACAAAATCTGCAGTGGCATGTATTGGCTTCGTGAGTAG
- the PMPCB gene encoding mitochondrial-processing peptidase subunit beta isoform X2 → MAASTAGLAARRLFLPWSARLVRASGSGDRCVHVGTGRLRASKAATEVILNVPETRVSPLENGLQVASEDSGLSTCTVGLWIDAGSRYENEKNNGTAHFLEHMAFKGTKKRSQLDLELEIENMGAHLNAYTSREQTVYYAKAFSKDLPRAVEILADIIQNSTLGEAEIERERGVILREMQEVETNLQEVVFDYLHATAYQKTALGRTILGPTENIKSINRNDLVEYITTHYKGPRMVLAAAGGVSHDELLDLAKCHFGNLPSAPEGGLPPLPPCSFTGSEIRIRDDKMPLAHIAIAVEAAGWSHPDTIPLMVANTLIGNWDRSFGGGVNLSSKLAQIACHGNLCHSFQSFNTCYTDTGLWGLYMVCEPSTIQDMVHFVQREWIRLCTSVTENEVARAKNLLKTNMLLQLDGSTPICEDIGRQMLCYKRRIPIPELEARIEAIDAQTIREVCTKYIYDKHPAVAAVGPIEQLPEYNKICSGMYWLRE, encoded by the exons ATGGCTGCGTCTACAGCTGGCTTAGCGGCTCGGCGGCTTTTCCTGCCTTGGTCCGCTCGCCTTGTGCGAGCGTCCGGCTCGGGGGACCGG TGTGTGCATGTTGGAACAGGCAGGCTCAGAGCTTccaaagcagcaacagaagtAATCTTAAATGTTCCTGAAACTAGGGTGAGTCCTTTGGAAAACGGCTTGCAAGTAGCTTCTGAAGACTCTGGACTCTCAACGTGCACA gTTGGACTTTGGATTGATGCTGGAAGCAGGTATGAAAATGAGAAGAACAATGGAACTGCTCACTTCCTTGAGCATATGGCTTTCAAG gGAACGAAAAAGAGATCTCAGTTAGACCTAGAACTAGAGATTGAGAACATGGGAGCTCATCTGAATGCGTATACATCCAGGGAACAAACCGTGTATTATGCGAAGGCTTTTTCGAAAGACTTACCAAGAG CTGTGGAAATTCTTGCTGACATAATTCAGAACAGTACCCTGGGAGAAGCAGAGATTGAGCGTGAGCGGGGAGTTATACTCCGAGAGATGCAAGAGGTTGAAACCAATTTACAAGAAGTTGTCTTTGATTACCTTCATGCTACAGCGTATCAGAAGACAGCCCTAGGACGGACAATTTTAGGACCCACTGAAAACATCAA ATCCATAAACCGTAATGATTTGGTGGAGTACATAACAACACATTACAAAGGACCCAGAAtggtcctggctgctgctggag GGGTCTCTCATGATGAGCTACTTGACCTAGCAAAGTGCCATTTTGGTAACCTGCCATCTGCTCCAGAAGGAGGACTGCCACCCCTGCCACCTTGTAGCTTCACTGGTAGTGAG ATTCGTATAAGAGATGATAAGATGCCCTTGGCACACATTGCGATAGCTGTTGAAGCAGCGGGCTGGTCGCACCCAGATACAATCCCACTTATGGTAGCAAATACTCTGATAGGTAACTGGGATCGTTCCTTTGGAGGAGGTGTG AATTTATCCAGTAAACTTGCTCAGATTGCCTGCCATGGTAACCTGTGTCACAGTTTCCAGTCCTTCAACACCTGTTACACTGATACAGGGCTGTGGGGACTCTATATGGTCTGTGAGCCATCCACTATACAGGACATGGTGCACTTTGTTCAGAGAGAATG GATAAGACTTTGCACAAGTGTTACAGAAAATGAAGTAGCTCGAGCGAAAAATCTTCTAAAGACAAATATGCTGCTACAACTTGATG GGTCCACACCCATCTGTGAAGACATcggaagacaaatgctgtgttACAAGCGCCGAATCCCAATTCCAGAACTTGAGGCAAGAATTGAA GCTATTGATGCCCAGACTATTAGAGAAGTTTGCACAAAGTACATCTATGATAAGCATCCAGCAGTTGCTGCCGTGG GTCCAATTGAACAACTTCCAGAGTATAACAAAATCTGCAGTGGCATGTATTGGCTTCGTGAGTAG